From the genome of Tissierellales bacterium:
TGTATAATTAAACATATTAATATTATGCGGAGAAAGTATTTAAAATACACATAAAAAAATCTTGTAATCATTAGATTACAAGATTCTTACTTTGCCACTATGCTTTTCATATATTTCATATATATATATAACTATCTTTTTTCCTCTTCAATAGAATGAATAATATTTATGGTTTCCTGTATTACTTTTTGGTTATAATTTTTTCCCCCAATTTTTTCAATTTCTATATCAGGTTTAGTACCCATGAAGTTTGAAGTACCATCTTCATTAAAACCCATTTCACCTTCAAATCTAACTATAAGACCACTGTTTGGTAAAGAAATAAATATTGGATTAACCCCTATTCCACCACCATTAGTTGTATAACCCACTACTGTAGCCACATCAGCTTTTTTACAATTATTTATTAATTTGTCTGCAGAAGAAAAATTTTTTTCATTTACTAATAAAAAAACTTCTCCATCAAATCCTATTGAATGCTCACTTAACAATTGGTGCTCCATACTAATATAATACTTAAAATCTTTCTTTATTTCCTTAGGTAATTTATCATAATAAGGGCATTTATCTATATCTTCCTTTGTAAAACCAGAAAATAATTCCGATTCAAGAAACTGATTCAAATATTCCCCACCCCTTACCAGATAATGGTTTTCGATTTTCTTGTCCTCATTTAACAAAGACAAAAACATTTCATTCCAATAGAAATCATTACCTCCGACATTATCCATAATATCTATTATTAAATATGGATAATCCTTAACGCTTTTCAAAAAATTTATAATTTCTTCAGTTGAATCTATAGAAAAAGATTTTATTTTTAAATATGCTATTTTTTCATCTTCTATAATTTTAGTGATAACATTATCTATATCAATACTTTTCGAAAACTCTTCTAGTTCAATTTTATATTCATCTGGAAATTCTTCTTTAAACACCTCATACCAATCTCTATATTTTTTCTCTGCTGATAACCAAATATCAATCCAAGGCTTAAGCTTTTTATATATATTG
Proteins encoded in this window:
- a CDS encoding S41 family peptidase produces the protein MKNKKILIILIIAIVLILVAFIYNNTNKLKELTTEEKLEDFRYMYNIFEENYPHFYEVRKLHGIDWLKYKEHFEDRIIKTESNMEFFNELNYTLSFLDDSHADVISPAFYYSYYSMFYDYRENKEDNDNIYKKLKPWIDIWLSAEKKYRDWYEVFKEEFPDEYKIELEEFSKSIDIDNVITKIIEDEKIAYLKIKSFSIDSTEEIINFLKSVKDYPYLIIDIMDNVGGNDFYWNEMFLSLLNEDKKIENHYLVRGGEYLNQFLESELFSGFTKEDIDKCPYYDKLPKEIKKDFKYYISMEHQLLSEHSIGFDGEVFLLVNEKNFSSADKLINNCKKADVATVVGYTTNGGGIGVNPIFISLPNSGLIVRFEGEMGFNEDGTSNFMGTKPDIEIEKIGGKNYNQKVIQETINIIHSIEEEKR